A region from the Thermoplasmata archaeon genome encodes:
- a CDS encoding type II secretion system F family protein yields MVHKEERKRTLFERLETKPSAPIQPGREDQLAKARIPHQVKLSRGTVPYHEALSNYQKYARILMSPFIKKYFSHIGEGSKLEMDLLKAHMKFRVEDFLAYVWFTVFLLIAAALISGVIIGALALAYKIPTPILLLVYILLALMPLIAYIVLMHTPASRASSRGKDIDKKIAHAMNFISTLASADVTIDVIFSELAKQKIYGEIQKEAQWITRDIELLGKDVLTAIREAAARTPSAKFQDFLQGVVTTTLSGGQLKPYFILKAEQYSRLAKLESKKNQETLGMLAESFVTVVVAMPLFLIVMMSLMALVGKTSGSSILLLYLIVFLMIPLSQFGFIIAIQSMTEEA; encoded by the coding sequence ATGGTACATAAAGAGGAAAGGAAGAGGACCCTCTTCGAGAGGCTCGAAACGAAGCCTTCCGCTCCGATACAACCAGGAAGGGAGGACCAGCTCGCGAAGGCACGAATTCCCCATCAGGTCAAGCTCTCGCGCGGCACCGTTCCTTATCATGAGGCCCTCTCGAATTATCAGAAATACGCCAGAATTCTAATGTCCCCCTTCATAAAAAAGTATTTTTCCCATATAGGCGAGGGGTCCAAGCTAGAGATGGACCTCCTCAAAGCGCACATGAAGTTCAGGGTGGAGGACTTCCTCGCCTATGTCTGGTTCACCGTCTTCCTCCTCATCGCTGCTGCCCTGATTTCTGGAGTGATTATTGGGGCGCTAGCGCTCGCTTACAAAATTCCCACTCCCATCCTCCTGCTGGTCTACATCCTCCTCGCCCTGATGCCCCTGATAGCCTACATCGTGCTCATGCACACTCCCGCGAGCCGGGCTTCTAGCCGTGGGAAAGACATAGATAAAAAGATAGCCCATGCCATGAACTTCATCTCGACCCTAGCCTCTGCTGACGTGACCATTGACGTCATCTTCAGCGAGCTTGCGAAACAAAAAATATATGGCGAGATACAGAAAGAGGCCCAGTGGATAACCCGGGACATAGAGCTGTTGGGCAAGGACGTTCTTACCGCCATTCGGGAGGCAGCGGCGCGCACACCCTCAGCCAAGTTCCAGGACTTCCTTCAGGGCGTCGTGACAACCACTCTCTCCGGCGGCCAGCTCAAGCCCTACTTCATCCTCAAGGCTGAGCAGTACTCCAGGCTAGCGAAGCTGGAGAGCAAGAAGAACCAAGAGACCCTAGGCATGCTCGCCGAGAGCTTCGTTACCGTTGTGGTCGCCATGCCGCTCTTCCTTATCGTCATGATGTCTCTCATGGCCTTGGTCGGGAAGACTTCCGGCTCTTCGATTCTGCTCCTCTACCTCATCGTTTTCCTGATGATTCCCTTATCCCAGTTTGGCTTCATCATCGCCATCCAGTCAATGACGGAGGAGGCGTAG
- a CDS encoding type II secretion system F family protein, giving the protein MAELAFWKQTRPMTLEEIYGPRIEKQTNWRLIIYLIAGAVSAVNILVAVLIQTGVVELGALKPLDFLVIALLCAIGPYGFYEHRRYKKIKALEEKLPDFLRDLAESGKFGMTLAASIRTASKGRYGDLTPEIKRMANQIGWGVSATEALRHFSERLNTPLINRTCGIIIKASNAGGNVADILTLVSTDIKENQIMQAEKELNMKAYMVVIYVAFFVFLATVLILNAVFIPQIEAAGGTGASEISAGGMTTVNAQLIPQVRFIYLASALIHGIGDGVTAGILENGQIPNGLRHSFFMVLIAYLALRVMLI; this is encoded by the coding sequence ATGGCTGAGCTCGCCTTCTGGAAGCAGACCAGGCCCATGACGCTCGAGGAGATTTACGGGCCTAGAATAGAAAAGCAGACCAATTGGAGACTAATAATATATCTGATTGCGGGTGCTGTCTCGGCGGTGAACATTCTCGTGGCGGTGCTGATTCAGACAGGTGTCGTAGAACTAGGCGCCCTCAAACCTTTGGATTTCCTCGTCATCGCTCTTCTATGCGCCATTGGCCCGTACGGCTTCTATGAACACCGCAGATACAAAAAAATAAAAGCGCTCGAGGAGAAGCTCCCAGACTTTCTAAGGGACCTGGCCGAGTCGGGGAAGTTCGGGATGACCCTCGCGGCGTCCATAAGGACCGCCTCCAAAGGGAGGTATGGTGATCTCACACCCGAGATAAAGAGAATGGCCAATCAAATCGGCTGGGGAGTTTCGGCGACCGAGGCCCTCAGGCACTTCAGCGAGAGGCTCAACACCCCCCTCATCAACCGGACCTGCGGCATTATCATCAAGGCTTCGAATGCGGGGGGAAACGTTGCCGATATACTGACCCTCGTGTCAACGGACATTAAAGAGAATCAGATTATGCAGGCGGAGAAGGAGCTCAACATGAAGGCTTACATGGTCGTCATATACGTCGCCTTCTTCGTTTTCCTCGCGACCGTCCTCATTCTCAACGCCGTCTTCATCCCGCAGATAGAAGCCGCGGGTGGGACAGGGGCCTCGGAAATTTCCGCGGGCGGCATGACGACCGTCAATGCCCAGCTGATTCCTCAGGTCAGGTTCATTTATCTGGCTTCGGCCCTCATTCATGGCATTGGCGACGGCGTTACCGCCGGAATTCTGGAGAATGGACAGATACCCAATGGGCTGAGGCACAGCTTCTTCATGGTCCTGATCGCTTATCTGGCGCTGAGGGTGATGCTGATTTGA
- a CDS encoding type II/IV secretion system ATPase subunit, whose amino-acid sequence MEKSETSAASERKTPAASLAEMLARRKPRRVMLPKSSTIEEMEEVTKEAERAPTIIPRITDPKIEEIEIRPIREPYSYVRITLNRETNSYLYEVIEPQLNEKEKEILAFLKDTISKTLDYTLEEATTKDKEEYLRKSIDALLLSRGIKLSDTSKDKIMYYIIRDFVGYGIIDVMMIDPNIEDISCDGTRVPIYIFHRKYQSMKSNLVFNTDDEANSFIIGLAQKCGKTISVAEPLLDATVPDGSRLQATLAREVTTRGTSFTIRRFRDNPFTPCDLMRMKTMSVDIVAYLWLAIEHGESMFVVGGTASGKTTTLNALFLFIPPQMKIVSIEDTREINIPHENWIAGLTRQGTGGKGGSKTVSDIDMFELMRAAMRQRPQYLIVGEVRGKEAYTLFQAMATGKTVYSTIHADSVRSMVHRLENPPIELPRLLLSSLNLVLLQGQVKVGRQMTRRVKGIIEIVGIEPETNELITNTVFSWNPANDVFTYNGHSFMFEKIMSAKNLTSEQMKEEYQKRIDVLNYMMKINVSNHIEFAKIIAGFYRDPETMVSKARQTLYGPNLPEPTSQ is encoded by the coding sequence ATGGAGAAATCGGAAACCTCGGCGGCGAGCGAGCGCAAAACTCCGGCAGCGAGCCTTGCAGAGATGCTGGCCAGGAGAAAGCCCCGAAGAGTGATGCTGCCCAAGTCCTCCACCATTGAGGAGATGGAAGAGGTGACCAAGGAGGCGGAGCGGGCACCGACCATCATCCCCAGAATCACCGACCCCAAAATCGAGGAGATAGAGATTCGCCCAATTCGGGAACCCTACTCTTATGTGAGGATAACCCTTAACAGGGAGACAAATTCCTATTTGTACGAGGTTATCGAGCCGCAGCTCAACGAGAAGGAGAAGGAGATTCTCGCTTTTCTAAAGGACACTATATCCAAGACCCTCGACTACACCCTTGAAGAGGCCACCACAAAAGACAAGGAAGAGTATCTCCGGAAGAGTATAGACGCCCTCCTCCTGAGCAGGGGCATCAAGCTCTCCGACACGTCAAAAGACAAAATCATGTACTATATCATCCGTGATTTCGTCGGCTACGGAATCATAGATGTCATGATGATTGATCCGAACATCGAGGATATCTCCTGCGATGGGACTCGTGTCCCCATCTACATATTCCACAGAAAGTACCAGTCTATGAAATCCAACCTCGTATTCAACACCGACGACGAAGCGAATTCTTTCATCATCGGTCTCGCCCAGAAGTGCGGGAAAACGATATCTGTTGCCGAGCCACTTCTCGACGCCACCGTGCCGGACGGTTCCCGCTTGCAGGCGACTCTGGCCCGCGAGGTGACGACTAGAGGAACCTCGTTCACCATCAGGCGCTTCAGGGACAACCCCTTCACCCCCTGCGACCTGATGAGGATGAAAACGATGTCGGTGGACATCGTCGCCTACCTGTGGCTCGCGATAGAGCACGGAGAGTCGATGTTCGTTGTAGGGGGCACTGCAAGCGGAAAAACCACCACCCTAAACGCGCTCTTCCTTTTCATACCACCACAGATGAAGATAGTGAGCATCGAGGACACACGTGAGATAAATATTCCACACGAGAACTGGATTGCGGGCCTCACCCGTCAGGGGACAGGCGGGAAAGGCGGGTCGAAGACCGTCAGCGACATAGACATGTTCGAGCTGATGAGAGCGGCGATGCGCCAGCGTCCCCAGTACCTGATCGTGGGAGAGGTCAGAGGCAAGGAGGCCTACACGCTGTTCCAGGCCATGGCGACCGGCAAGACGGTCTACAGCACCATTCACGCCGACTCCGTGCGCTCGATGGTGCACAGGCTGGAGAACCCGCCCATCGAGCTTCCCCGACTTCTTCTCTCATCGCTCAATTTGGTTCTCCTCCAGGGGCAGGTGAAAGTCGGCAGGCAGATGACCAGGCGAGTCAAGGGCATAATAGAAATAGTGGGTATAGAACCGGAGACAAACGAGCTGATAACCAACACCGTTTTTTCATGGAACCCGGCTAATGATGTATTCACCTATAATGGCCACTCTTTCATGTTCGAAAAGATAATGTCGGCCAAGAACCTGACCAGTGAGCAGATGAAAGAGGAATACCAAAAGAGGATAGATGTACTTAATTACATGATGAAAATCAATGTGAGCAATCATATCGAGTTCGCCAAGATAATCGCCGGGTTCTACAGAGACCCAGAAACCATGGTTTCCAAAGCCCGTCAGACCTTGTACGGCCCCAACTTACCGGAACCAACCTCCCAATAG
- a CDS encoding DUF835 domain-containing protein has protein sequence MGPPGGPPQRERKPMVLAGDTSTPETIPAEMVRSARSIKELGLPGRSSLLLSPSPSPPYRIFHALLKNRNGMVVSGVHPNRLKEKYGIEGTDFLWITEYTGASQPHARPQDLEYEVLGRVISYMKRKRGGVLFLDDIEYLMAQLGLETVLRFVKGTSDGASEHGATFLATLDPLCLSDRELLSISKCFDTARPLGESSRLVRSYSRPLPLPATSSLLMASGPEAYRLLGLLSLSRKAICLTPISPAKLRERYGLAKVDFIWLTETSTSKEAIPPTKLGYEVQREALAHIRSAERPLIFLDALELIRPFVPFQESLRFVKCVCDACIEHSASVIAAFNPSAFEKKEAALLAKRFDIVRWGV, from the coding sequence ATGGGCCCCCCTGGCGGCCCCCCCCAGAGGGAGCGCAAGCCCATGGTTTTAGCGGGAGACACCTCCACTCCTGAGACAATTCCTGCAGAGATGGTGAGGAGCGCTCGTTCTATCAAAGAGCTCGGTCTGCCAGGGCGCTCTTCCCTCCTCCTCTCGCCGTCCCCCTCACCCCCCTACCGCATCTTTCACGCGCTACTGAAAAATAGGAATGGAATGGTGGTCAGCGGTGTACACCCAAATCGATTGAAGGAAAAATACGGAATTGAGGGTACGGACTTTCTTTGGATTACTGAGTACACCGGAGCCAGCCAGCCCCACGCCCGTCCCCAGGACCTCGAGTACGAAGTCTTGGGAAGAGTGATATCCTATATGAAAAGGAAAAGGGGCGGGGTTCTTTTCCTCGACGACATCGAATATCTGATGGCACAGCTCGGCCTGGAGACCGTACTCCGGTTCGTGAAAGGCACCTCTGATGGCGCTTCTGAGCACGGAGCCACCTTTCTGGCCACTCTAGACCCACTCTGCCTGTCTGACCGTGAACTCTTATCAATTTCTAAATGCTTCGACACAGCCAGGCCGCTCGGCGAGTCCTCAAGACTCGTGCGGTCCTACTCCCGGCCCCTCCCGCTGCCCGCAACCTCATCACTCTTGATGGCCTCAGGCCCCGAAGCCTATAGACTCCTTGGCCTTCTTTCGTTATCTAGAAAGGCTATCTGCCTCACACCCATTTCACCAGCGAAGCTCAGGGAGAGATACGGACTGGCGAAGGTGGATTTCATCTGGCTGACGGAGACCTCAACAAGCAAGGAGGCCATCCCCCCTACCAAGCTCGGTTACGAGGTCCAGAGAGAGGCGCTGGCGCATATCCGCTCGGCCGAACGGCCCCTAATTTTCCTCGATGCGCTGGAGCTTATCAGGCCATTCGTCCCATTCCAGGAATCGCTAAGGTTTGTGAAATGCGTCTGTGACGCTTGTATCGAGCACAGCGCAAGCGTTATAGCGGCTTTCAACCCCTCAGCTTTTGAGAAAAAGGAGGCGGCTCTGCTCGCAAAGCGATTCGATATTGTAAGATGGGGGGTCTAA
- a CDS encoding ribonuclease H-like domain-containing protein, translating into MLRHTFVFLRGVGRAMERRLWSVGVRDWRDFLETPKIPGIGRERKAAFDAHLLALDRCLIRGNASVLFESLPVRERWRIYPDFRHRAAFLDIETTGLDIRADITVVGVFLADRYTPLIRGINLCEANLRRVLSNTDILVTFNGSSFDLPMLRASFPSLPLNFPHLDLRHIAPRAGLHGGLKRVERALGISRPREIRLLVSHDAAYLWRIWERKGSRNALRLLIDYNRADCQNLRAVADEVVRRLAERVGLRAGAVSASGPRSWPQLCGAISVSSSTYI; encoded by the coding sequence ATGCTGCGTCACACCTTCGTTTTTCTAAGGGGTGTGGGCAGGGCGATGGAGCGGAGGCTATGGAGCGTTGGGGTGCGGGATTGGAGGGATTTTCTCGAGACGCCGAAGATTCCGGGCATTGGAAGGGAGAGAAAGGCCGCGTTTGATGCCCATCTGCTCGCCTTAGATAGGTGCCTTATCAGGGGTAATGCAAGCGTTCTTTTCGAATCCCTTCCGGTGCGGGAACGCTGGAGAATTTATCCCGACTTTAGGCACCGCGCCGCTTTTCTAGACATCGAGACCACCGGCCTAGATATCAGGGCTGACATCACGGTTGTGGGAGTTTTCCTAGCCGACCGCTACACGCCACTCATCCGTGGCATCAATCTGTGCGAGGCTAACCTCCGGAGGGTCCTGAGCAACACCGATATTCTTGTCACCTTCAATGGCTCGTCCTTCGACCTTCCAATGCTCAGGGCATCTTTCCCATCACTACCCCTGAACTTCCCCCACCTCGACCTCCGTCACATTGCGCCCCGGGCCGGTCTACATGGTGGGCTGAAGAGGGTCGAGAGGGCGCTGGGCATCTCCCGCCCCCGCGAGATTCGCCTCCTGGTCTCTCACGATGCGGCCTATCTGTGGAGAATTTGGGAAAGGAAAGGCAGTCGAAACGCCCTACGGCTGCTCATCGATTACAACCGCGCCGATTGCCAGAATCTGAGAGCCGTGGCAGACGAGGTGGTCAGGAGATTGGCGGAAAGGGTGGGACTGCGGGCCGGCGCGGTCAGCGCATCGGGGCCGAGGTCCTGGCCACAACTCTGCGGAGCGATTTCGGTGAGCTCTTCCACCTATATTTAA